Genomic window (Pseudomonas hydrolytica):
TTGGGCCGAAGGGGGCAGCGATCGAGTATTCGAACGCATCCAGCAGATGCGCGACAAAGCAGAAGCCGTGCTGATCCAGGCGGAGAAGGCCCCGGTCGGCGAGCGGCATGTGCACATGAAGGAGCATATGAACATGCTCGAAGACATCATGAGCCAACTGCACAACGAACATCCCGCGCCAGACATGTCTGCCGAAGAGCATCTGGCCTGGATGGAAAAGCATGACAAGCTTGTAGACGACGTGCTGGGTCAAATGATTCGAGAGCACAAGCTGATGATGGCCGACAAGGAATGCCATCAGTAAAGATTTCCCCCATCTTCCAGGCCTTTCGTGATTGCTCCTTTGGCCTAGCGGCGCCTCTAAGGCGCCGTGCTTTTTCCCAGCTGACGCAATTGTAGTTTTGGGGTCAGCGGCCTGGCAGCAAGTGGGGAATAACATGAGATTTCCAGCGTCCATCACGAGGTCTCACCATGAAACGCATACCCCTTAAGCTGCTGATCAGCACTTTGTTTATCAGCACCACTTTTCCGGCATTTGCCGAGACCGGCGGCAGTAGCAATGGCATTGGGCAGCAGACCCAGGCGACGCCAGCAACTCGTACCATCTTCGTGAAGATGGACGACATCAGCTACAGCCAGAAAACGATCGATGTGAAACCGGGTGAAACCGTGCGCTTCATTTTGAAGAACGAGGGCGCGTTGATGCACGAGTTCAACATCGGGCAAGCCGCTTCCCAGCTGGAACACCAGCGCAAGATGGCGTCCTTGTTCAAGGACGGCACATTGACACCGACCGGCATGGCCGAACGCATTGTCTGGCATGAGCGTTATGGCACGGGAGACTCCAACCCTCCAGGCTATCCGGAAGTCATCAAAGCCAAGCATGACGATCCGAATGCTGTTTTCGTCGAGCCCGGCACAACTAAAGAGTTCGTGTGGACCTTCCCTCAGGCGGGTAGTTTGAGCTTCGCCTGTACATTGCCTGGGCATTACCAGGCGGGAATGGTCGGTGAGTTTGCTCTGCGTTAGCCCAGCACCGGTGCTACCCGTCGGCCGCGGGCTGGTTAGCACCGATCTGACAAACCTTACTGCAATGTAGTTTGCGCGTCAGCCTGCCGGCAGCGGCACTCAATCAGCATAGGGGCGCATATCTCCTAACTACCCCATAGGCACACCATGAAACTCATATCCCTTTCTTTGATCACCACCGTGGGTTTGCTGCTCGGCGCAGCCAACGCGATGGCCAGCCCGGGCCACAATAAAGACAGCATCGGGCAACTGGGAGACAGTCAGGCTGTAGATCGCACCATCGAAGTACGGATGGGGGACATCTTCTTCGAACCTAAAGCTATGGAGATCAAAGCAGGCGAGACGGTTCGCTTCGTACTGAAAAATGACGGTGCACTGCTACACGAATTCAATCTTGGAAAAGCGGCATCCCATGCCGCACATCAGAAAGAGATGGCTGCGATGTTTCAGAACGGCACGCTGTCCCCAACGGGGGCGCATGACATGAGCAATATGGGCCATGCCATGGGCGGCATGAAGATGGTTGGTATGGAACACGATGACCCCAACAGTGTTCTTGTCGGACCTGGAGCACGCGAAGAGTTGATCTGGACCTTCTCCGCCGCCACCGAACTGGAGTTCGCCTGCAATATTCCAGGACATTATCAGTCGGGAATGGTCGGTAAGGTGATCGTACGCTGACGTCTATTGATACTCGTCAACTCCGCCCAGTCTGGGACACCTATGCTGATCCAGCTGCCATTGAAACGAGGCTATTGTCATGGACCATACCCATCACACCAGTACCACTGAACCGCCTTTTTGGAAGAGCAAGATTGGCATTGCGCTGATCATGCTGGCCGTAATCGGCATCTTCTATGTGGCACGCGAGCATTACGGTCACATCTCACAGGCCCTGCCATACCTCATCTTGCTGCTATGCCCGCTTATGCACCTGTTTGGCCACAATCATGGCGGGCACTCCCACGCTAGCGGTGCCACGGTTTCTAAGGACGAAGATAGGAAATAAATCACATGCGAAATTCCTCCTGCCACGATCACGGACATGGGCACAACTCGCACGGTCAACCGGAAAGTCAACGCGATCCTGTGTGTGGCATGGAGGTGAAATCTGATAGCCCATATCGCGAGAGCGTTGAAGGGAAGACCTACCGATTCTGCAGTGCCAAATGCCTGCAGAAGTTTCAAGTTGATCCCCACTTGTACATGGGCAACTCGTCTCATGAAGCACATCAGCATACGAGTCAGCCCCCGATATCGGCACCAGAAGGAGCCGCATACACCTGTCCGATGCATCCTGAGATTCGCCAACCGACTCCTGGCAACTGCCCGATCTGTGGCATGACGCTGGAGCCTGTCATCCCGGAGCTGGAAGAGGAGGAAAACCCGGAGCTGAAGGACTTCGCTCGGCGATTCTGGTGGACCCTACCGCTGACCGTCATCGTGACCATGCTGGCGATGACCGGCCATTCCTTGCAACTGTTTCATGGCGCGACACAGAACTGGGTCGAGCTGGCTCTGGCGACGCCCGTGACGCTATGGGGTGGATGGGTGTTCTTCGCCCGCGGCATTGACTCCATCCGGCACCGCAGCCCCAACATGTGGACGCTGATCGGATTGGGAACTGCAGCTGCCTACCTCTACAGCGTGGCCGCTACCTTGGTTCCGCAGTGGTTTCCGGCGGACTTTGTCCAGGACGGACGTATCGGCGTCTATTTTGAAGCAGCCGCGGTGATTATCTCACTCACGCTGTTGGGCCAAATGCTCGAACTAAAGGCTCGCTCGCAGACGTCCGCAGCTATCAAATCGCTGCTGGGACTGGCACCAAAGACAGCGCGGCGCATCAGGCCCGATGGAGTAGAAGAGGACATTCCTCTAACTCATGTCCATCAGGGCGATCATCTGCGTGTCCGGCCAGGCGAGAAGGTTCCTGTAGATGGCACTGTGCTGGAGGGTGAGAGCGCAGTCGACGAATCGATGCTCACCGGCGAGCCAGTACCGGTTACCAAGCGGATAGGCGATGCCCTTATCGGTGCCACCCTGAACACCCACGGCAGTCTAGTGATGAAGGCGCAGAAAGTCGGTGCCGAAACCATGCTGTCGCAGATCGTGCAGATGGTGGCCAAGGCCCAGCGCTCCAAGGCCCCCATGCAGCGTATGGCTGATGCGGTGGCAGGGTATTTCGTGGTTGGGGTGATCCTGATCGCGGTCCTTACGTTCTTCGGCTGGGGGCTATTCGGGCCGGAATCAGGCTGGGTATTTGGCCTGATCAATGCGGTGGCGGTGCTAATCATTGCGTGTCCCTGCGCTCTGGGTCTGGCAACCCCGATGTCCGTCATGGTTGCGACTGGCAAGGCCGCTAGCAGCGGTGTGTTGTTCCGCGATGCCAGCGCCATCGAAAATCTATGCAAGATCGACACGCTCATCGTCGACAAGACTGGAACCCTGACTGAGGGGCGTCCCGTATTCCATAATGCGGAAGGGACAGGCGGTTACGACTCCAATGAAGTGCTGCGCCTGGCTGCTAGTCTCGACCAGGGTAGTGAGCACCCGCTGGCTCATGCCATCGTCCATCATGCGCGCGGTCAGGGCATTGCACTGGTCAAACCGGACACTTTCGAATCTGGCTCGGGTATTGGTGTGCGCGGCCAGGTCGATGACCATCAGCTTCAGCTCGGCAACACCGCACTGATGGACGAGGCGGGCGTCGATATTACCCCGCTGCGCAATCGCGCCGAGCAACTGCGTCTGGAAGGCATCAGCATCATCTATTTGGCCGTTGATGGTCGCCTGGCGGGACTCCTGGCCGTTTCCGATCCGATCAAGCCTACTTCTCAACAGGCTGTCTCCAAGCTTCAAAGCGAAGACGTAAAGGTCATCATGGCCACTGGTGATGGCCTCACCACAGCAAGAGCCGTGGCGAAGCAGCTCGGAATCGAGGAAGTGCATGGTGAGGTCAAACCGCAGGATAAGGAGAAACTGGTCGCCGATTTGCAGGGCTATGGCCGTCGTGTCGCCATGGCGGGTGACGGCATCAACGATGCGCCCGCCCTGGCTAGGTCTGACGTAGGTATCGCCATGGGCACCGGTACCGATGTGGCGATGAACAGCGCCCAAGTGACGCTGGTCAAGGGAGATCTGATGGGCATTCTGCGAGCGCGCACCCTGTCAGTGGCAACCGTGAAAAACATGAGGCAGAACCTCGCCTTTGCGTTCCTCTACAACGCGATGGGAATCCCGCTAGCAGCGGGGCTGCTGTACCCGCTGACGGGGCATCTTCTGTCGCCTTTGATTGCTGCGCTGGCGATGAGTGTCAGTTCGGCGTCGGTGGTATTCAACGCTCTACGACTGCGCCAGGCGCGCATTGAATAGCCTGCTTACACCTTAATGACTGGCAGAGGCCATGCTCTTATTGCTCACGGTCGGCTAGCGAAGCCGGCCTGCTATCAGCGGGTTGGACCGTAGGTGTCTCTGGATTATCCCACTTATGCGCCTAGGGCATGGGAAGAGCATTACAGGATTGTAATTAAATTGATCGAAACGCGTTCGACGGGAGCATGTCGTATTTTTTGTGCTTGCTGAAAGCCGATGAGGCAGGAGTTCTTCAGCTAGCTAGACGACATATAATTATCTGGAGAGCGCAATGAAAAATTCAATGTTTGCTTCTTGTATTCAAGCCTGCTCGAACTGTGCCATGGTTTGCGAAACGTGTGCCTCTGCTTGTCTGCGTGAGGACGACTTAAAAATGATGGCTCGATGCATCGAACTCGACCGCGACTGCGCGAACATATGCGCACTGGCTGCTACCTTGATGAGCCGTGAGAGTGAGTACGCTAAAGAGTTCTGTGCTTTTTGTGCAAAGATCTGCCGCGCATGCGGGGAAGAGTGCGCAAAACATCAAGCGGATCATTGCCAAAAGTGCAGCAAAGCATGCGTAGAATGCGCGGAGAAATGTGAGCAAATGGCAGCATAACATTAATAATATACTGCTCTGGCATAGGCACGGATTTATGCCAGAGCAGTTTAAAATCATCCAATGCTTAATGTTTGGCGCACAACACTTATTGGAAGTGCGTACCATTGAAACCTTTAACGTAAAATTTTTGATAATGACAAAGCTCTACCGGCAAACGGTAATAACTTGACCTTACCAATGCGGGAAGGTTGATGCTTGTCGTAGGGCCATCCTGGTCGTTCAATCAGAGAGGTGAGACATGTTTATCCTGAAGGTTACCGGAATGGGTTGTGGCAGTTGCGTCAGCAAAATCACGAAGGCCATCCAGACGCTGGATCAGGACGCACGCGTAGAGGTGGATCGGGCGGCCGGCAAGGTCACTGTAGAGAGCACAGAAAGTGCCGAATCGATCCGCGAGCTGATCCAGGAGCTTGGTTATGCGGCCCAGGTCAGCGCTTGAGCACTGGCCTGCCGACCGACTAAATCTCCAGTTCTGAGAGCTCTTTCAGCCCGTGGATACTGGTGACCTCGTTAGTAATATCTTCTTCCCCATCTCGGCCGCGAAGCCAGTTTGAGTGATCGCCTGGCTCGCGCATTTCCAGCGTGTCATAGGAGTAGCGCTTTCGCTTGAACAGGCTTTTCAATGCGGCGAACTCGTGGCTTTTCTCGTCTTCTATTCCGACGACTTTTCCTACAAGCGCTTCCCAATGACCGACGCCGTCGGCCAGCATCGCCTGGTAAGTCTCTGGGTCCAGCAAGGCTTGCTGTTTGAAATGAATGATGCGGTGTGTCATAGACGCGCTCGGAGTGGCCAAAGAGAAGTCGCTAGCCTATAGGTCCGGGTCATTCGTGAATAGTTGCCCTGAGCTTTAGCAAACCTTCGTTGACCCACAATTTCAACCAAGTTGCGGCCTGCAGGGGGGCTTGCTTTCCATGTGTTGCGCTCAATGACTCGCAGAGTTCGGCGAACGATCCACCCTCGACGAAAAACCGCAATGCAGACGCCTCTTCTGGCTCCAGGCTTCGGTACTGGCATATGAGGTTATGACGCCAGACCAGACAGTCTCGATTCCCGGCTGGTTGGGTGGCAACGGGAAGCAGATCCCCAGACTTGGCAGCCTTCCACAGCGCCAGGGTGTTGTACTGCAATCGCAGCCATCTGGCAGATGGAGTCAGGGAAACCCTGAATGAAACCCAGTCTTCAGCCGAAAACTCACTGATGGCCTGCAGTGAAAGCGCTTCGACGTCCTGAGCATCGAAAGCCAGTGTAAAAGCCCACTCAAGCTCCGCGAGTTCGCGAATCGGTGAAAGTTGAGGTTCCGCAATGTAGCTGCCAATAAACTCGGGCAGCTTCTCACCAAGCCAGCGAATGCTGAAATGCCGTGATGGCCAGGCGGTGAAATAGGCCAGTGCGAGTTGCTCGAACGACTCTTCTCCCAGCCATTGCTGCAGCGCCGGGAAATCCTCGCGCAGCACCGCCAGCAGGCGCGAGCGATAGGCGTTATGGTAGATCTGCAGGCCTTCGAGAGCACTCAGCGCTGTGCTACCTCGGATCTGCTCCAAAAGCTCGTTGGAGGGCAGGGCACTGTCACCTGTCAGGTAAGTTTCAAATGCAGTCTGTACGGCGATCAGGCTCAAGGGGTGGCCCCCGATATCACAGATTTGGCGATAGCACGGGCATGTGCTAATTCGGACAACAGCTCTTCCAGCGGCGGAAACTGGTCATCCCGCTCGATCAAGGTCGATGTCGGGCCCAAGTAGCTCAAAGTCTTGCTGTAGAGAGACCAAACCGGATCAGCGATGGGCTGATCATGGGTGTCGATGAGGTATTGCCCGTAATCGCTGTGCCCGGCCAGGTGAATTTGCCGAATCCGCTCCTGCGGCAGCTCCGTGATGAACTGCCAAGGGTCGAAACCCTGGTTTCGCGAACTGACGTAGACATTGTTCACGTCGAGAAGCAGCTCGCACCCGGTCAGGTAACTAAGCTCCGAGAGGAACTGAGACTCGCTCATGCTGGATGTTGTCCACTGCACGTAGGAGGAAACGTTCTCCAGCACGATGGGACGCTCCAAAACATCCTGCACCAGGCGCACCCGGGCCGCGACATGCAGCAGGCTCTCCTTGGTAAACGGCAGCGGCAGCAGATCGTGAAGTTGATGGGCGTTGCCTCGACTCCAGCACAGGTGATCAGACACCCACTGAGGCTGCACCCGATCCGCCAGCTGCTTGAGCTGTCGTAGGTAGTCTATGTCCAAGGCATGTGAGCCGCCAATCGAAAGAGATACTCCGTGCATCACCAGGGGGTAGTGCTCGCCGATCGCATCAAGGAAGTAGAGAGCCTTGCCGCCCTCCACCAGGTAATTCTCGGAAATGATCTCGAACCAGTCGACCGCAGGCC
Coding sequences:
- a CDS encoding cupredoxin domain-containing protein; the protein is MKLISLSLITTVGLLLGAANAMASPGHNKDSIGQLGDSQAVDRTIEVRMGDIFFEPKAMEIKAGETVRFVLKNDGALLHEFNLGKAASHAAHQKEMAAMFQNGTLSPTGAHDMSNMGHAMGGMKMVGMEHDDPNSVLVGPGAREELIWTFSAATELEFACNIPGHYQSGMVGKVIVR
- the bufB gene encoding MNIO family bufferin maturase, translating into MSKRKTLGFGLGLRNEYYRQILEERPAVDWFEIISENYLVEGGKALYFLDAIGEHYPLVMHGVSLSIGGSHALDIDYLRQLKQLADRVQPQWVSDHLCWSRGNAHQLHDLLPLPFTKESLLHVAARVRLVQDVLERPIVLENVSSYVQWTTSSMSESQFLSELSYLTGCELLLDVNNVYVSSRNQGFDPWQFITELPQERIRQIHLAGHSDYGQYLIDTHDQPIADPVWSLYSKTLSYLGPTSTLIERDDQFPPLEELLSELAHARAIAKSVISGATP
- a CDS encoding cupredoxin domain-containing protein, whose translation is MKRIPLKLLISTLFISTTFPAFAETGGSSNGIGQQTQATPATRTIFVKMDDISYSQKTIDVKPGETVRFILKNEGALMHEFNIGQAASQLEHQRKMASLFKDGTLTPTGMAERIVWHERYGTGDSNPPGYPEVIKAKHDDPNAVFVEPGTTKEFVWTFPQAGSLSFACTLPGHYQAGMVGEFALR
- a CDS encoding HvfC/BufC N-terminal domain-containing protein, which translates into the protein MSLIAVQTAFETYLTGDSALPSNELLEQIRGSTALSALEGLQIYHNAYRSRLLAVLREDFPALQQWLGEESFEQLALAYFTAWPSRHFSIRWLGEKLPEFIGSYIAEPQLSPIRELAELEWAFTLAFDAQDVEALSLQAISEFSAEDWVSFRVSLTPSARWLRLQYNTLALWKAAKSGDLLPVATQPAGNRDCLVWRHNLICQYRSLEPEEASALRFFVEGGSFAELCESLSATHGKQAPLQAATWLKLWVNEGLLKLRATIHE
- a CDS encoding DUF2933 domain-containing protein produces the protein MDHTHHTSTTEPPFWKSKIGIALIMLAVIGIFYVAREHYGHISQALPYLILLLCPLMHLFGHNHGGHSHASGATVSKDEDRK
- a CDS encoding heavy metal translocating P-type ATPase is translated as MRNSSCHDHGHGHNSHGQPESQRDPVCGMEVKSDSPYRESVEGKTYRFCSAKCLQKFQVDPHLYMGNSSHEAHQHTSQPPISAPEGAAYTCPMHPEIRQPTPGNCPICGMTLEPVIPELEEEENPELKDFARRFWWTLPLTVIVTMLAMTGHSLQLFHGATQNWVELALATPVTLWGGWVFFARGIDSIRHRSPNMWTLIGLGTAAAYLYSVAATLVPQWFPADFVQDGRIGVYFEAAAVIISLTLLGQMLELKARSQTSAAIKSLLGLAPKTARRIRPDGVEEDIPLTHVHQGDHLRVRPGEKVPVDGTVLEGESAVDESMLTGEPVPVTKRIGDALIGATLNTHGSLVMKAQKVGAETMLSQIVQMVAKAQRSKAPMQRMADAVAGYFVVGVILIAVLTFFGWGLFGPESGWVFGLINAVAVLIIACPCALGLATPMSVMVATGKAASSGVLFRDASAIENLCKIDTLIVDKTGTLTEGRPVFHNAEGTGGYDSNEVLRLAASLDQGSEHPLAHAIVHHARGQGIALVKPDTFESGSGIGVRGQVDDHQLQLGNTALMDEAGVDITPLRNRAEQLRLEGISIIYLAVDGRLAGLLAVSDPIKPTSQQAVSKLQSEDVKVIMATGDGLTTARAVAKQLGIEEVHGEVKPQDKEKLVADLQGYGRRVAMAGDGINDAPALARSDVGIAMGTGTDVAMNSAQVTLVKGDLMGILRARTLSVATVKNMRQNLAFAFLYNAMGIPLAAGLLYPLTGHLLSPLIAALAMSVSSASVVFNALRLRQARIE
- a CDS encoding heavy-metal-associated domain-containing protein, yielding MFILKVTGMGCGSCVSKITKAIQTLDQDARVEVDRAAGKVTVESTESAESIRELIQELGYAAQVSA
- a CDS encoding co-regulatory protein PtrA N-terminal domain-containing protein; the protein is MKSLKPLLLVGSLLLSSMAWAEGGSDRVFERIQQMRDKAEAVLIQAEKAPVGERHVHMKEHMNMLEDIMSQLHNEHPAPDMSAEEHLAWMEKHDKLVDDVLGQMIREHKLMMADKECHQ
- a CDS encoding four-helix bundle copper-binding protein: MKNSMFASCIQACSNCAMVCETCASACLREDDLKMMARCIELDRDCANICALAATLMSRESEYAKEFCAFCAKICRACGEECAKHQADHCQKCSKACVECAEKCEQMAA